A genomic stretch from Magnetovibrio sp. includes:
- a CDS encoding GNAT family N-acetyltransferase yields MQTRPYNPNDIIPIRDVFYQAVEITAARHYMAEHIKTWKDGANDLSRWRQRIETAAHCDIIEDELGIFAFGTLTNEGEIDLLMCHPRRAREGAASMILLDLERKARDMGLTRLFTQASLASRGTFYKSGFNETEQRVVLGMPCFGMEKVLCP; encoded by the coding sequence ATGCAAACACGCCCGTACAACCCCAATGACATAATCCCCATCCGAGATGTTTTTTATCAAGCGGTCGAAATCACTGCTGCACGGCATTACATGGCCGAACACATCAAGACCTGGAAAGACGGTGCTAACGATCTTTCGCGGTGGCGTCAACGTATCGAAACAGCCGCGCACTGCGATATTATCGAAGATGAACTCGGCATTTTCGCTTTCGGCACCTTAACCAACGAGGGCGAAATCGACTTATTGATGTGCCATCCCCGCCGCGCCCGTGAAGGCGCAGCCAGCATGATCTTGTTAGATCTTGAAAGAAAAGCGCGTGATATGGGCTTAACGCGGCTTTTCACGCAAGCCAGCCTCGCTTCGCGAGGAACCTTCTACAAAAGCGGGTTTAACGAAACTGAACAGCGGGTCGTATTGGGAATGCCATGCTTTGGCATGGAAAAAGTGTTATGCCCATGA
- a CDS encoding TrkH family potassium uptake protein, with translation MMDFRPILMILGILLATLAFGMCIPALVDAVQGNPDWQVFAVSAGLTLFVGVSLTLTSSTGRVQLNVRQAFVMTTLSWLVLTLFAALPFTFSELKLSYTDAFFEAMSGITTTGSTVITGLDNAPPGILLWRGILQWLGGLGIVVMAIAVMPMMGVGGMQMFKVEAFDAGEKVLPRAAQISLALVLIYAALTGIWGILMWLAGMSPFESTVHAMTTIATGGFSTSDKSVGYFDSWQLDLIITLGMVVGSLPFLLFLQAIRGKPMQLWQDEQVRGFITIAASIVLVVAAMLWFETGMDPAQALRYAAFNVVSVMTGTGYATDDYGLWGSFALPVFFFIMFIGGCAGSTTCGIKVFRFQVLYAAARVQVRHLLQPHGVFIPYYNHRPIPDEVIISVLSFFFVFGLSFAFLALGLGMLGLDFLTAVSSAATAIANVGPALGPIVGPSGTFQTLPDAAKWLMSAGMLLGRLELFTVLVLFSRTFWRG, from the coding sequence ATGATGGACTTTCGACCCATTTTGATGATTTTGGGCATCTTGCTGGCGACCTTGGCGTTCGGCATGTGCATTCCTGCCCTGGTCGATGCCGTGCAAGGCAACCCCGATTGGCAGGTTTTCGCTGTTTCGGCGGGCTTGACGCTGTTCGTCGGGGTATCGCTGACGTTGACCAGTTCCACCGGCCGGGTGCAGCTTAACGTCCGTCAGGCGTTTGTCATGACCACGCTGAGTTGGCTGGTTTTGACCCTGTTCGCCGCCCTGCCGTTCACCTTTTCCGAGCTCAAGCTCAGCTACACCGACGCCTTTTTCGAAGCCATGTCGGGCATCACCACCACCGGTTCGACGGTGATCACGGGGCTGGACAACGCCCCGCCGGGCATTTTGCTGTGGCGCGGCATTCTGCAGTGGCTCGGCGGCCTGGGTATCGTCGTCATGGCCATCGCGGTGATGCCGATGATGGGCGTCGGTGGTATGCAGATGTTCAAGGTCGAAGCCTTCGACGCGGGCGAAAAGGTCCTCCCGCGCGCCGCGCAAATTTCCCTGGCTTTGGTGCTGATCTACGCCGCGTTGACCGGCATTTGGGGCATATTGATGTGGTTGGCGGGCATGTCGCCGTTTGAATCCACCGTCCACGCCATGACCACCATCGCCACCGGCGGGTTTTCCACTTCCGACAAGTCGGTCGGTTATTTCGACAGCTGGCAGCTCGATTTGATCATCACCTTGGGCATGGTGGTTGGATCCTTGCCGTTTTTGCTGTTTTTGCAGGCCATTCGCGGCAAACCCATGCAATTGTGGCAAGACGAACAGGTGCGTGGCTTCATCACCATCGCCGCCTCGATCGTTTTGGTGGTGGCGGCGATGTTGTGGTTCGAAACCGGCATGGACCCAGCCCAAGCGCTACGATATGCCGCTTTCAACGTGGTATCGGTGATGACCGGCACCGGCTACGCCACCGATGATTACGGTTTGTGGGGCAGCTTCGCATTGCCGGTGTTCTTTTTCATCATGTTCATCGGCGGCTGCGCCGGGTCGACCACATGCGGCATCAAGGTGTTCCGCTTCCAAGTGCTTTATGCCGCCGCCCGTGTGCAGGTGCGCCATTTGTTGCAGCCCCACGGCGTGTTCATACCCTATTACAATCACCGCCCGATCCCCGACGAGGTCATCATTTCGGTGCTGTCGTTCTTTTTCGTATTCGGATTGTCGTTCGCGTTCCTGGCCTTAGGGCTCGGTATGTTGGGCTTGGACTTCCTCACCGCCGTGTCCAGCGCCGCCACCGCGATCGCCAACGTCGGCCCAGCGTTGGGGCCCATCGTCGGCCCGTCGGGAACCTTCCAAACCCTGCCTGACGCAGCCAAGTGGCTGATGAGCGCCGGTATGTTGCTGGGCAGATTGGAATTGTTCACCGTTCTGGTGCTGTTTTCGCGCACCTTCTGGCGCGGTTGA
- the folE gene encoding GTP cyclohydrolase I FolE, with amino-acid sequence MANHKPLSVVNDDPNRPDRATAEQAVRTLIQWAGDDPDREGLLDTPARVVRAFEEYFQGYNADPQDILERTFEEVEGYDEMVLLKDIRFESHCEHHMAPIIGKAHVAYLPKSRVVGISKLARVVELYAQRLQIQEKMTAQVASAINDVLQPLGVAVVIEASHQCMTCRGVHKPGVSMITSKMLGAFREDDRTRREFLSMVANPSSSAFEML; translated from the coding sequence GTGGCCAATCATAAGCCGCTCAGCGTCGTCAACGATGACCCCAACCGCCCGGACCGCGCCACAGCCGAACAGGCCGTGCGCACGCTGATTCAATGGGCCGGCGACGACCCCGACCGCGAAGGTCTGCTCGACACTCCGGCCCGCGTTGTGCGCGCCTTTGAAGAATATTTCCAGGGCTACAACGCCGATCCGCAAGACATCTTGGAGCGCACCTTCGAAGAGGTCGAAGGCTACGACGAAATGGTGCTGCTCAAGGACATCCGCTTCGAAAGCCACTGCGAACATCATATGGCGCCGATCATCGGCAAAGCCCATGTGGCGTACTTGCCCAAAAGCCGTGTGGTGGGCATTTCCAAACTCGCCCGGGTGGTTGAGCTGTACGCCCAGCGTCTGCAAATTCAAGAAAAGATGACCGCCCAAGTTGCCAGCGCCATCAACGACGTGTTACAGCCGCTCGGCGTCGCCGTGGTGATCGAAGCCTCGCATCAGTGCATGACGTGCCGCGGGGTGCACAAACCGGGCGTTTCCATGATTACGTCGAAGATGCTCGGCGCGTTCCGCGAGGACGACCGCACGCGGCGGGAATTCCTGTCGATGGTCGCGAATCCGTCGTCGTCGGCGTTTGAAATGCTCTAG
- the apaG gene encoding Co2+/Mg2+ efflux protein ApaG: protein MEHLAADTEGVYTLTTRSITVLVEPEFLDEQSDPEEHRFVWAYHVRIENRGSQAVQLKSRYWRITDEMGNVQEVAGAGVIGEQPLLSPGQSFEYTSGTPLATPSGIMQGHYVMEAETGETFEATIPAFSLDSPYHRRQLH, encoded by the coding sequence ATGGAGCACCTGGCCGCAGACACCGAGGGCGTTTACACCCTCACCACACGTTCCATCACCGTTTTGGTGGAGCCCGAGTTTCTCGACGAGCAAAGCGATCCCGAAGAGCATCGTTTTGTGTGGGCATACCATGTCCGCATCGAAAACCGTGGCAGCCAGGCCGTGCAGCTGAAAAGCCGCTACTGGCGCATCACCGATGAAATGGGCAACGTCCAGGAAGTCGCGGGCGCGGGTGTAATCGGCGAACAGCCGCTGCTGTCACCGGGACAAAGCTTTGAATACACCAGCGGTACGCCGCTGGCGACTCCGTCGGGCATCATGCAAGGCCATTACGTTATGGAAGCGGAAACCGGGGAAACCTTCGAAGCGACCATTCCGGCATTTTCCTTGGACAGTCCCTATCATCGCCGCCAACTCCACTGA
- a CDS encoding radical SAM protein, which yields MPEGAHDFVPLDPLKFRDPLTTAKGEMRASVALHALETLWFNTGSLCNITCGHCYMNSSPSNDDLLYLSRDHVRAYLDEIASEGLTVAEIGFTGGEPFMNRDLAGMLDDVLERGFRALVLTNAMKPLWQKRQELLSLKERHDTARLKLRVSIDHHSIAGHEQERGAGTWAPMERGVKWLLQHGFSIDVAGRTMWAETQDDARQGYQHLFDAWGLGLDANDPSRLVLFPEMDDSRDVPEITTQCWSILNVRPDAMMCARSRMVVHRKGTAAPTVVPCTLLPYDPRFDMGRRLVDAGGAVPLNHPHCAKFCVLGGASCSA from the coding sequence ATGCCCGAAGGCGCCCACGACTTCGTCCCGCTTGATCCGTTGAAGTTTCGCGACCCGCTGACAACGGCCAAGGGCGAAATGCGCGCCAGCGTCGCGTTGCATGCGTTGGAAACCCTGTGGTTCAACACCGGCAGCCTGTGCAACATCACGTGCGGCCATTGCTATATGAATTCCAGCCCGAGCAACGACGATCTGCTGTATCTGAGCCGCGATCATGTCCGTGCGTATTTGGATGAAATCGCGTCCGAGGGATTGACGGTCGCGGAAATCGGTTTTACCGGTGGCGAGCCGTTCATGAACCGCGACTTGGCGGGCATGCTCGACGATGTTTTGGAGCGCGGCTTTCGCGCCCTGGTCTTGACCAACGCCATGAAACCGCTGTGGCAAAAACGCCAAGAGCTGCTGTCATTGAAAGAACGTCATGACACCGCGCGTTTGAAGCTGCGCGTTTCCATCGACCACCATTCCATAGCAGGCCATGAACAAGAGCGCGGCGCCGGGACCTGGGCGCCGATGGAACGCGGCGTGAAGTGGCTTTTGCAACACGGCTTTTCCATCGATGTCGCCGGGCGCACGATGTGGGCGGAAACGCAAGATGACGCGCGCCAAGGCTACCAACACTTGTTCGACGCCTGGGGGCTGGGTCTTGACGCGAACGACCCGTCGCGATTGGTACTGTTTCCGGAAATGGACGACAGCCGCGACGTGCCGGAAATCACCACCCAATGCTGGAGTATCCTGAACGTACGTCCCGACGCCATGATGTGCGCCCGTTCGCGGATGGTCGTGCACCGCAAGGGCACCGCCGCGCCCACCGTCGTGCCGTGCACCTTGCTGCCTTATGACCCGCGCTTCGACATGGGCCGCCGCCTGGTCGACGCCGGCGGCGCGGTACCGCTCAATCACCCCCATTGCGCCAAATTTTGCGTTCTGGGCGGGGCGTCGTGTTCGGCTTGA
- a CDS encoding ABC transporter substrate-binding protein, with product MQSLIKSAFATVALLAMTTAPAFAGYLDRIRADNVVRVCHWPAYYAISFHNTKSNKLEGIDIGLAQELAKDLGVELQFVNTSFATFVKDIQSDKCDIAMFGVGITAARAKDLDFSAPYLRSDIYAIVTKTHPTLKTWEDMDQEGHILVVQKGTYMEDAASAFKNASVLSVVKFQQREKEVRSGRADAFLTDYPYGKKILVTYDWAKLLEPSAPFYKTEYGYAINKGDPEWLAYINDFVKRIKADGRLKEHAEANGLLPIAILE from the coding sequence ATGCAATCGCTCATCAAATCCGCATTTGCCACCGTCGCATTGTTGGCGATGACGACCGCCCCAGCTTTTGCCGGGTACCTGGACCGCATCCGCGCCGACAACGTCGTGCGCGTGTGTCATTGGCCGGCCTATTACGCCATTTCGTTTCACAACACCAAAAGCAACAAACTTGAAGGCATCGACATCGGTCTGGCCCAAGAACTGGCCAAGGACCTGGGTGTCGAGTTGCAGTTCGTGAACACCAGCTTCGCCACCTTCGTCAAGGACATCCAGTCTGATAAATGCGACATCGCCATGTTCGGCGTCGGCATCACCGCAGCACGCGCCAAGGATCTCGATTTCAGCGCGCCGTACCTGCGCAGCGACATATACGCCATCGTCACCAAGACCCATCCGACCCTGAAAACCTGGGAGGACATGGACCAGGAAGGCCACATCTTGGTGGTGCAAAAAGGCACCTATATGGAAGACGCCGCCAGCGCGTTCAAAAATGCCTCGGTCTTGTCGGTGGTGAAATTCCAACAGCGCGAAAAAGAAGTCCGTTCCGGGCGCGCCGACGCGTTCCTCACCGATTATCCCTACGGCAAGAAGATCCTCGTCACCTACGATTGGGCGAAACTGCTGGAACCCAGCGCACCGTTTTACAAAACCGAATACGGCTATGCCATCAACAAAGGCGACCCCGAATGGCTGGCCTACATCAACGATTTCGTCAAACGCATCAAGGCCGACGGCCGCCTGAAAGAACACGCCGAAGCCAACGGTCTGCTGCCGATCGCGATTTTGGAGTGA
- a CDS encoding ATP-binding protein has translation MSKTSWLGGRYGVLFLSLVVTVAFVAIWSYQLWQGQERALVAAEATASNLARAMENANSRTVQAVDLILVNVAAGMRPGGWAHGRDGERNAMSFLQSLLDEAPQVREIAFADATGQITALSRRAAHPAMNIAHEPYFQLAQAGKLPPLYISTPYRGRLLGEAPDGGRTTKQWHLIFAQAVHDDDGTFIGVALAVINPGYFQEQIGSLDVGQKGFVAYYRYDGKLLVQGGPESLEIGKDNHADHPLFSDHLPVREWGTFRHEADPFHPAPHIVSYRATTRWPLLVAVYLDQNEVLASWRNEAWNFSVVMTGGLATLLMLSFVIYRQRATAEHAEKQLTLLSTALKTSANMVLITDIDANIVWVNDAFCHQFGYRFDEVVGQTPRLLKSGLVSPRVVTEMWESILGGRTWNGEFVNKRKDGSLVIVNQTISPILDQDGHVTHFVGIHDDITKRKETELELREAKINAESANSVKTQFLANMSHELRTPLNAVIGFTDMMRMEMFGPLGHEKYREYSADIHTSATHLLTLISDILDVSKVEAGKMDLSDGRIHLQELAESCHKLLNHRAKQNGITLLTDVADGLPDLLADQVRVKQIVLNLLTNAIKFTPKGGRIVLSMELGPDSGIIIRTEDTGIGIAPEDLGKVLEPFGQASEGNTLAREGVGLGLYLVKAFMEMHGGRIDITSELGVGTVVSVIFPPVRSLLPVELDKSQ, from the coding sequence GTGAGCAAGACCTCATGGCTGGGGGGCCGTTATGGTGTGTTGTTCCTGTCCTTGGTGGTGACCGTCGCATTCGTCGCGATTTGGTCGTACCAGCTGTGGCAGGGACAGGAGCGCGCGTTGGTGGCTGCGGAAGCGACCGCGTCCAATCTCGCCCGAGCCATGGAAAACGCCAACAGCCGTACCGTCCAGGCCGTCGATCTGATTCTCGTCAATGTGGCAGCGGGCATGCGCCCCGGTGGTTGGGCGCACGGGCGCGACGGCGAACGCAACGCCATGTCCTTTTTACAGTCTTTGCTGGACGAGGCGCCGCAAGTGCGTGAAATCGCTTTCGCCGATGCCACGGGGCAGATCACGGCGCTATCGCGGCGTGCCGCGCATCCGGCAATGAACATCGCTCATGAGCCCTATTTTCAACTGGCGCAGGCGGGAAAGTTGCCGCCGTTGTATATCAGCACGCCCTATCGCGGACGTTTGCTCGGTGAGGCGCCGGACGGCGGGCGGACCACCAAGCAGTGGCACTTGATCTTCGCCCAAGCCGTTCACGACGACGACGGCACGTTCATCGGCGTCGCCTTGGCGGTGATCAATCCCGGTTATTTCCAAGAGCAAATCGGCTCGCTTGACGTTGGCCAAAAAGGGTTCGTGGCGTACTACCGCTACGATGGCAAACTGCTGGTCCAAGGCGGCCCCGAAAGTCTTGAGATCGGCAAGGATAATCACGCCGACCATCCATTGTTTTCGGATCATTTACCGGTGCGCGAATGGGGTACGTTTCGCCACGAGGCCGACCCATTCCATCCTGCGCCTCATATCGTCAGTTACCGGGCCACCACCCGCTGGCCGTTGTTGGTAGCGGTATATCTGGATCAAAATGAAGTCTTGGCGAGCTGGCGCAACGAAGCTTGGAATTTTTCTGTCGTCATGACCGGCGGCTTGGCAACACTGTTGATGTTGAGCTTTGTGATCTACCGCCAACGCGCCACTGCCGAGCATGCGGAAAAGCAACTGACGTTGCTGAGCACGGCATTGAAAACCTCGGCGAACATGGTGTTGATCACTGACATCGACGCCAACATCGTGTGGGTCAACGATGCCTTTTGCCACCAGTTCGGCTATCGGTTCGATGAAGTCGTCGGACAGACGCCGCGGTTGCTGAAATCGGGCCTGGTTTCGCCCAGGGTGGTGACGGAGATGTGGGAATCGATCCTCGGCGGGCGCACCTGGAATGGTGAGTTCGTTAACAAGCGCAAGGACGGTTCGTTGGTGATCGTCAACCAGACCATCAGCCCGATCCTCGATCAAGACGGCCATGTCACACATTTCGTCGGCATCCACGACGACATCACCAAGCGCAAGGAAACAGAGCTGGAGCTGCGTGAGGCGAAAATCAACGCCGAATCCGCCAATAGCGTGAAGACCCAGTTCCTCGCCAATATGAGCCACGAATTGCGCACCCCGCTCAATGCCGTGATTGGGTTTACCGACATGATGCGCATGGAAATGTTCGGTCCGCTCGGCCATGAAAAGTATCGCGAATACAGCGCCGACATTCACACCTCAGCGACCCACTTGCTGACGCTGATTTCCGATATTTTGGACGTCTCCAAGGTCGAGGCGGGCAAGATGGATCTCTCAGATGGGCGGATTCATCTGCAGGAATTGGCCGAGAGCTGCCACAAATTGCTGAACCATCGCGCCAAGCAGAACGGCATCACCTTGCTCACCGATGTGGCCGATGGATTGCCCGACCTGCTCGCCGATCAGGTTCGGGTCAAGCAGATCGTGCTCAACCTGCTGACCAACGCGATCAAGTTCACACCCAAGGGCGGACGCATCGTATTGTCGATGGAACTGGGCCCCGACAGCGGCATCATCATTCGCACCGAAGACACCGGTATCGGCATCGCCCCGGAAGATCTGGGCAAAGTTTTGGAGCCCTTCGGTCAAGCCAGCGAAGGCAACACCTTGGCGCGCGAAGGCGTCGGCCTGGGTTTATATTTGGTCAAGGCGTTTATGGAAATGCACGGCGGGCGCATCGACATCACCAGCGAGTTGGGCGTCGGCACCGTCGTTTCGGTTATTTTCCCGCCGGTGCGCAGCTTGTTGCCGGTCGAATTGGACAAATCACAATAA
- a CDS encoding CaiB/BaiF CoA-transferase family protein has protein sequence MTDTTSSSHDDKASGALSGLLVLDLTRILAGPFCTQMLGDLGADVIKIERPGAGDDTRHWGPNYVRDGDGVNTGESAYFVSANRNKRSVTVDLSHPEGAALVRRLALQADILVENYKVGGLAKYGLSYDDLKAENPGLIYCSITGFGQNGPYAGRAGYDFMIQGLGGVMSLTGEPDGMPMKTGVAIADVMCGMYASTGILAAVRHREVSGQGQYVDMALLDTQVAWLINQGLDYLTTGQLPRRHGNAHPNIVPYQAFSAQDGHIILAVGNDDQFRRFCVFAGLDDLADDTRFATNNARVGHRDVLVERIAEAIASHPVRHWLEGLEIIGVPCGPVNDLAQVFDDPQVRHRGMVVDLPHESDRRVHARQIASPIKLSETPVSYRRSAPSLGQHTGEVLREVLGLEADEVERLQKQGVV, from the coding sequence ATGACCGATACGACCTCCTCATCGCACGACGACAAGGCCTCGGGCGCTCTTTCGGGGCTGCTTGTTTTGGACCTGACACGCATTCTCGCGGGCCCGTTTTGTACCCAGATGCTGGGGGATTTGGGGGCCGACGTGATCAAGATCGAACGCCCCGGTGCAGGCGACGACACTCGCCATTGGGGCCCAAACTACGTTCGCGACGGCGACGGCGTCAACACCGGCGAAAGCGCCTATTTCGTATCCGCCAACCGCAACAAGCGGTCCGTAACCGTCGATTTGAGCCACCCCGAAGGCGCCGCCTTGGTGCGCCGATTGGCGTTGCAGGCCGATATCTTGGTGGAAAATTACAAGGTCGGCGGGCTGGCGAAATACGGCTTGAGCTATGACGACCTCAAGGCCGAAAATCCCGGTTTGATTTATTGCTCGATCACCGGGTTCGGGCAGAACGGGCCATACGCCGGGCGCGCGGGCTACGATTTCATGATCCAAGGTCTCGGCGGGGTGATGAGCCTGACCGGCGAGCCAGATGGTATGCCGATGAAAACCGGGGTCGCCATCGCCGACGTGATGTGTGGAATGTATGCATCGACGGGCATTCTCGCGGCCGTGCGTCACCGCGAGGTCAGCGGACAAGGGCAGTACGTGGATATGGCGCTTTTGGACACCCAGGTGGCGTGGCTGATCAATCAGGGGCTGGATTATCTGACCACCGGCCAGCTACCTCGCCGTCACGGCAATGCGCATCCCAACATCGTGCCCTACCAGGCCTTTTCCGCACAAGATGGCCACATCATTCTGGCCGTCGGCAATGACGATCAGTTTCGCCGGTTTTGTGTTTTTGCCGGTCTCGATGACTTGGCCGACGACACGCGCTTCGCCACCAACAACGCCCGGGTTGGCCATCGTGACGTCTTGGTCGAGCGAATCGCCGAGGCCATCGCGTCCCATCCGGTTCGCCATTGGCTGGAAGGTTTGGAAATAATCGGCGTGCCGTGCGGTCCGGTCAACGATCTGGCCCAGGTGTTCGACGATCCGCAGGTCCGCCACCGGGGGATGGTGGTGGATTTGCCTCACGAAAGCGATCGCCGCGTGCATGCGCGCCAAATCGCCAGTCCAATTAAATTGTCTGAAACCCCGGTCAGTTACCGCCGTTCGGCCCCAAGCCTGGGCCAGCACACGGGGGAAGTCCTGCGCGAGGTTTTGGGCCTGGAAGCGGACGAAGTCGAACGGCTGCAAAAACAAGGCGTGGTCTAG
- a CDS encoding ATP-binding protein gives MRQPHKHLGFKRRALVIVVITAAVAGILVLFGVQSVQRIQAVEDRWVVYNQDATEAGRLLHNISRQMGYGGFIHHFKNFILRRDLEDMAKLTNNREAVDADLEKLEQFVISEEEKAALGVIHAAFNQYAESVNRAAEAFKRGLSSVEVDILVKVDERPTLAAIAILNHSFMTRARLAETQINMALKAAANMVWVLLGVVPVIVLLGVVLILFLRRIMVANANLSEVRDELAMLMRQAPDAILHVGSDGAILRANDRAVALFGYPREELLHKTIEDLIPKRYQGDHVGIREQAFDTMSSRPVGRGSTLFALTKDEREVPVEISLNFSLSGGKRIATAIVRDITERKRAEEALKQAHDELEQRVRERTVELEQRTRELEDEITERRRAESQLVQSAKMATIGEMSSGITHELNQPMNIMRMGVEAAQIRIQRGQADIPSLAETLARIESQILRMSDIINHMRIYSRQDTEGQEPFDPYQAVREGCKLFAGQLPGLNVDLVVDVPPPSDELSQVVGHAIRLEQVILNLLSNARDAIVGRQSRGGKALAGKITVHMNEDVERDSVTITVDDNGGGIGEDVLPHIFAPFVTTKESGQGTGLGLSISYGIIEGMHGVISAVNLDDGARFEITLPRIDKDAVSSIGAAGAKTVFDTAPTASGPKTASALKPITVLIVDDEVSAANSLADFLQEIGYLVYTAYNGEEALRIYESDPVDAVITDVHMPVMDGWELVRRLRERSGSLPIFAMTGQVIEEADDYLLHGATDLWRKPISLSEASQRLHEVCGEDRA, from the coding sequence GTGCGCCAACCACACAAACACCTGGGCTTCAAGCGCCGCGCCTTGGTGATTGTCGTTATAACCGCAGCGGTAGCGGGCATTTTGGTGCTGTTTGGCGTGCAGTCGGTGCAGCGTATCCAGGCCGTCGAAGATCGCTGGGTGGTTTACAACCAGGACGCCACCGAAGCGGGGCGGTTGTTGCACAATATTTCGCGCCAGATGGGCTATGGCGGGTTTATCCACCATTTTAAGAACTTCATCTTGCGCCGCGACCTCGAAGACATGGCGAAATTGACCAACAATCGCGAAGCGGTCGACGCCGATTTGGAAAAACTCGAGCAGTTTGTCATTTCCGAAGAGGAAAAAGCCGCCCTGGGTGTGATTCACGCAGCCTTCAACCAATATGCCGAAAGCGTTAACCGAGCGGCCGAAGCGTTCAAGCGCGGCCTGTCTTCGGTTGAGGTCGATATCTTGGTCAAGGTTGATGAACGCCCCACACTGGCCGCCATCGCGATTCTCAATCATTCGTTCATGACCCGCGCCCGCTTGGCCGAAACTCAGATCAACATGGCGCTCAAGGCCGCCGCCAATATGGTTTGGGTGCTGTTGGGCGTTGTTCCGGTGATCGTGCTGTTGGGGGTGGTTTTGATTCTATTTCTGCGCCGGATCATGGTCGCCAATGCAAATTTGAGCGAGGTCCGCGACGAGTTGGCGATGCTGATGCGTCAAGCGCCGGATGCGATTTTGCACGTCGGCAGCGATGGCGCTATTTTGCGCGCGAACGACCGGGCGGTCGCATTGTTCGGTTATCCACGCGAAGAGTTGTTGCACAAAACGATCGAGGACCTGATCCCTAAACGATACCAGGGTGATCATGTTGGAATTCGCGAGCAGGCGTTCGACACTATGTCCTCGCGTCCCGTCGGTCGGGGCTCTACGCTGTTCGCGTTGACCAAAGACGAGCGAGAAGTGCCGGTTGAAATCAGCTTAAACTTCTCGCTGTCGGGCGGAAAGCGCATCGCCACCGCGATCGTGCGCGATATCACCGAACGCAAGCGCGCGGAAGAGGCGCTGAAGCAGGCCCACGACGAATTGGAACAGCGCGTGCGCGAACGCACGGTCGAACTGGAACAACGGACCCGCGAACTGGAAGACGAAATCACCGAGCGCCGCCGCGCCGAAAGCCAATTGGTTCAATCGGCGAAAATGGCCACCATCGGCGAGATGTCGTCGGGCATCACCCACGAACTGAATCAACCCATGAACATCATGCGCATGGGTGTGGAGGCCGCGCAAATTCGCATCCAGCGCGGACAAGCGGACATTCCGTCACTGGCCGAGACCTTGGCGCGGATTGAAAGTCAGATCTTGCGGATGTCCGATATCATCAACCATATGCGCATTTATTCCCGACAAGATACCGAAGGGCAAGAACCCTTCGATCCGTATCAAGCTGTGCGCGAAGGCTGCAAATTGTTCGCCGGTCAATTGCCCGGTTTGAATGTGGATCTGGTCGTCGATGTGCCGCCGCCGAGCGATGAGCTAAGTCAAGTCGTCGGCCATGCCATCCGGCTCGAACAAGTGATCTTGAACCTGTTGAGCAATGCACGTGACGCGATCGTTGGACGACAAAGTCGCGGTGGCAAGGCGTTGGCCGGGAAAATCACCGTTCACATGAACGAAGATGTCGAGCGCGACAGCGTTACCATTACCGTCGACGACAACGGTGGCGGCATCGGCGAGGATGTTTTGCCGCACATTTTCGCACCGTTCGTGACCACGAAGGAGAGCGGTCAGGGTACGGGACTGGGCCTGTCCATCAGTTACGGCATCATCGAAGGCATGCACGGTGTCATCAGCGCCGTAAATTTAGACGATGGCGCGCGTTTCGAGATCACGTTGCCGCGGATCGACAAGGATGCAGTTTCTAGCATCGGGGCGGCCGGGGCGAAAACGGTATTCGATACGGCGCCGACGGCATCAGGCCCCAAAACCGCCTCGGCGCTCAAGCCCATCACGGTGCTGATCGTCGATGACGAGGTCAGCGCGGCGAACAGCCTAGCGGATTTTCTGCAAGAGATCGGCTACCTGGTATACACAGCTTACAACGGTGAGGAGGCACTTCGAATTTACGAATCCGATCCCGTCGACGCTGTGATCACGGATGTTCATATGCCCGTGATGGACGGTTGGGAACTGGTTCGCAGGTTGCGCGAACGTTCTGGGTCGTTACCCATTTTCGCGATGACGGGACAGGTGATCGAGGAAGCCGACGATTATTTGTTGCACGGCGCGACCGACCTTTGGCGCAAGCCGATCAGTTTGAGTGAAGCGTCCCAACGCTTGCATGAGGTGTGTGGCGAAGACAGGGCGTAG